The DNA segment GAAGCCAGTGTCGGCTTCAAGCTGATTGGTCTGGCATTCAATTGCTTTACCCAAAAGCAGAGTTTCAAAACAGGCGAGTAGTACGTGTTAGATTCAGCTCGGTTTCGGGGACCCGTCTTCCCCTGGCGGAAGCTCTTTTGCTGCTTCGATGGACTGCTGAATTTCTTTTTGGGCGGCGTCTACCTCAGCTTGGATGGTCCGCAGCTGGGGGTCGACATTGCTTCGGATATCGGTCACGGTCTGCCTGAATGTTCGTACAACCTCTCCCAGACCCTCCCCAAGACTCTGTAGATCATTTGGCGATACTCCCACGGTTGAGGGTGAAGCCTTCGTCTTGAGCGCGGCTTGTTGTGCCTGCACCCGGGCAACTGCCTCCTGATTGACGATAGCGGAAGGACGTTTGGTCGCAGGTTTCGTCTGAGCTCCTGTTGGCAGAGGTGGGTACGACGCTCGAGACATTGGAGCTGGATTCGCTGCCCGCTCTTCCATAGAAATGACCTGACTGGTCTGTGACGACCCGGCTGGCTGAGAAGGAGCGATCGAGGTGGGAGAGGCTTGAGTATTTGCACTGTAAAGAAACGAGGCTGTGGTTCCAGGGGTCAACTCTGGTCCAGGGGCATAGGGGGCATTCACTTTGGTTGGTGTCGGCGAAGTTGCCGTGGGCGTAACGACTGGATTTGTGGGGGCAATCTGAGCTGGTTGTTGGAGGGAGGTTTCCTGAGGAGGCTGATCAGCACCGGGTTGGGGAACATCGTTCACTTCCTTCTTGAACCCTCTTAACGCTTTGCCGACCCCCTCGCCAATTTGCGGTAAGCGTCCGGCTCCAAATATGATGAACACGATCACAAGAATGATGATGAGCTCAGAAAACCCCATGGTACCAAACACAGATGACCTCGCGTTGAGCGTAGAACGAAACGTTACCGAAAGACTCTAGCTGCCTCTTTGATGGGCTGTCAAGAAAAGGCCAAGCCACGAACGGCCTCCTTATATTAGAGAAGGGGAACAACTTCGGTTTGAAGGGGCAGGCCATGCACGATGGCTTCTTGGTCAGTTACATACACATCGAGCTCGCTCCGAATGCCGAACTCGCCAGGGAGATAGATTCCCGGCTCTATTGAAAAGCAGGTGTGGGGAAGGATCCGACGTCCATCATGCGTTTCAAGGTTGTCAATGTTGGCTCCGTTGCCATGAACCTCCTCGCCGATCGAATGGCCTGTACGATGAATGAAGAAGTCGCCATATCCTGCTTCATGGATTTTGTTCCGGCAGACATCGTCGACTTCCCACCCACAGGGAAATCGTCCTGTAGCTAGCTGAGTCTGGACAAACGACACGGCCGCATCGCGTCCTGCTCGGACATGCTCAAAAATCAGGCGATGCTTTGACGGCACCTGTTTTTCTGTATATCCAGTCCAGGTGATGTCGCCATAGACGGAGCCAGGTGCTGTTTGTTTCGCCCAAAGATCGATCAAGACGAGACTGTCCCGTGTAATCGGAGATGAGGCAGAGTCACTTGGTGAGTAGTGGGGATCTGAACTATGGGCATTGACGGCCGCGATTGGCGCACTGGAGGTTGTCATGCCGGTATCGTGAATACGGGCGAGGATGAATTGTTGCAGAGCATACTCAGTTAAAGGACGTTGATGTGTGAGGCATGAGGCTATATGGGTGAAGGCCTCATCGACAATGCGTCTGAGGGTAGTGACGGCATACCGATGCGATTCCAGCTGTTCCTCCGTCCAGACAGCCTCAAATTGTTGGACAAGATCGGCGGAGGTCACAACATCCACTCCAAAGCTTCGAATGAGCTCAATTGTGCCGGCATCAACTCTGGAAAGATAGGGAACAGCATTGAGGGACGAGTACTGCATGGCAATGCATCGTCGATCTCGTAAGAGGGAGTCCAAGGCGGTCCGTTGCTGTTCCCACGAGACATAGAGATGGGAGTAGCCAGGCAAGTCATCCAGTACATGCGGCTCGATCCGATGAAGGAGTTTCACCGGGTCGCCGGTCCTGGGGATCCAGTAGTACCAACGACGAGTGACATGGTGGGAGGAATCAAGGAGCAGCACCCGATAGGCCAAGGGGTCTGAACCACGAAAATCATAGAACAGCCATCCCTCAACGGTCTCCTGATCAAGAAGCGCATCTTGAATCGCACGGATTCGTGTGTGATGGGCAGTTTGGCTCATAACAGTTGCATCATATCGTTGGGGTGGAAGGGCGTCAATCAGACCGTTCCTCCATGCATCATGGTACAATAGCGATCGATGATGACCGCACCTGCCCACGATATCGTCGTCTATCGAGTGAGCTTCTTCTTTGGCCCGGAGCCGGTTGAAGGAAAACCGGATGTGCTGGCCTGTCTGTTTAATGTGAAGAAGCGGAGTTGGAAGGCCGGTATTCAGGTTGCCGTGGAGGTCAGCAGTAGTCACCTCTCAGCTATCGAGCGAAGGATTCAGTTGACTGATCGACTCGCGAAGATTTTCGCGACTATGGAGCCTCAAGAACGGGCCGACTATCAAGAACGCAGCGGTGAGATCTTTGTCCAAGCCGTGTGTCGGAAGAAATTGGATCTCCAGCTGTTGTCTGGACTGGCCCAGAATAATCAGAGGATTCCCGCTGAGGGATTGATGGTCGAATTGGATCAAGCGATCAGTGAGCACCCTGAGCATCTTATCTTCTACATCTTGGATGAACTGGGCCTCACTCCCTGACTATGCGTTCTTCCTTTGTTGTATCTCTGATGTGACTCCACACAGGGGGTTGCATTCAGCATCGAATTTGTTATAACGCATGACAGTATTCGTGTATGATTGGACTGATTGTAGGGCGTCCGTTTGAGCTGTTGAAGAGAAAGGAGGGGTCACACGTGAGACTTCCGATGGTGATTGTGTTGGTTGTCGTTACATACGGGGCAATGCTTGTGGCACCGGCTTGGAGCCAATCTACATCAACTGATTCTCTGCAGGGGACGGCCTCGGGAGCCGGTATGGGTGCTGCTTCCGCCGCCGCCACTATCTTGTATTTCCCGTTCAAAGCGGCCTTTGCCATCGGTGGAGGAATTGTCGGTGGCTTGGCCTATGTCTTTTCAGGATTTAGTGAGTCAACGGCGAAGAACATTTGGGTGCCCAGTGTGTATGGAACCTATGTCATTACTCCCGAGCATCTCAGCGGCGATCGCCCAGTTCGTTTCCTAGGCGTGGCAGCTGAAAACGAGGGGCTCTCTCCCGC comes from the Nitrospira sp. genome and includes:
- the tatA gene encoding twin-arginine translocase TatA/TatE family subunit, with protein sequence MFGTMGFSELIIILVIVFIIFGAGRLPQIGEGVGKALRGFKKEVNDVPQPGADQPPQETSLQQPAQIAPTNPVVTPTATSPTPTKVNAPYAPGPELTPGTTASFLYSANTQASPTSIAPSQPAGSSQTSQVISMEERAANPAPMSRASYPPLPTGAQTKPATKRPSAIVNQEAVARVQAQQAALKTKASPSTVGVSPNDLQSLGEGLGEVVRTFRQTVTDIRSNVDPQLRTIQAEVDAAQKEIQQSIEAAKELPPGEDGSPKPS
- a CDS encoding aminopeptidase P family protein codes for the protein MSQTAHHTRIRAIQDALLDQETVEGWLFYDFRGSDPLAYRVLLLDSSHHVTRRWYYWIPRTGDPVKLLHRIEPHVLDDLPGYSHLYVSWEQQRTALDSLLRDRRCIAMQYSSLNAVPYLSRVDAGTIELIRSFGVDVVTSADLVQQFEAVWTEEQLESHRYAVTTLRRIVDEAFTHIASCLTHQRPLTEYALQQFILARIHDTGMTTSSAPIAAVNAHSSDPHYSPSDSASSPITRDSLVLIDLWAKQTAPGSVYGDITWTGYTEKQVPSKHRLIFEHVRAGRDAAVSFVQTQLATGRFPCGWEVDDVCRNKIHEAGYGDFFIHRTGHSIGEEVHGNGANIDNLETHDGRRILPHTCFSIEPGIYLPGEFGIRSELDVYVTDQEAIVHGLPLQTEVVPLL